From the Candidatus Beckwithbacteria bacterium genome, the window GTTCGTTTTTAGCTAATTGTTGTCTAATTTTGCCTGTCAGAAAAAAATATGTGTATTTAAGTAAATTAAGAGAGTCTATTTCATTTATCTTAACTACAACTTCCTCTAGCGGTCTTTTTACATCGTCTTTAGTTAACTCATAATAGAATTGTAAAGAAGCTCTGTAGACTTGGTTGCGGCGTTGTTTAATAGCCTGTTCAAACACCCAATGGCTAAATTCTTCTACGCCAATATCGATTAGATGTGTTGATGGGTGCTTATCGCTTAAATGCTTTTGCAGCCATGGTTCTCCGGCAACAACGCATCTCGGGCCGTAAGTTATACTGGTTCGGACTGCGGCAGAGACTTCGTCGCTTTGGTCGATTCTTAAAGCAGGATACGGGTATTTTCCAGAATTAGGGAATACTTGTTGGGCTAGGTAAAAGCCAAAAGTAAGATCCCTAAATGGCTCAATTAGATTATGGCTTGTTGTGGGAACGTCTAGAATTGTAGAAACAATTTTTTCCTCGGCAAACTGTCCTTCCGGAGATAATTTCCACTGATTAAATAAGCTGGCTAGTTCTTCCGGCGAAGAACAAACTTCGTGCCCGGTTAAACTCTCTACCTTGTCCATGATTAGATTATTATATCAAACCATCTCGTGCAAGGCTTTAATCCGTTCGGCTACCGGTGGGTGGGTGTTAAAAAGATTGGTAAGAAAGGCTTTTTTCTTGAAAGGATTAACAATATAAAGGTGGGCGGTGGCTTTGTTGGCGGCTTCCAAAGGTTCTGAATCTTTAGAAATCTTTGCCAAAGCCCGGGCCAAACCATCAGGAAAACGGGTAATTTTCACACCGGAAGCATCAGCTAAAAATTCCCGGCGGCGGGAAATAGCTAACTGGATTAATTGAGCAATTAAGGGTGATAGTAAGGCCAAAACCAAACCTAAAACAAAAAAAATCAGCTGTAATTGATTATTCCCCCGATCATTATCGTGCCGGCTCCTCCCCCAGAACATTGACCGCAAAAACCAATCCGCCAGTAAAGTGACCAGACCGACCAGAATGGTAACGATGGCCATTAAACGCGTGTCGTAGTTCTGGATATGGCTCAATTCATGAGCAATCACACCTTCCAGTTCGGTTCGGTCAAGTTTAGCCAGTAAACCGGTGGTAGCACAAATCACGGCATGCTGGGGATCCCGGCCGGTAGCAAAGGCATTAGGGGCAGTGTCGTCAATGACATAAAGCTGGGGCAAAGGTTGGCGGGTAGCCAAACAAAGATTTTGGGTAACGGTATAAAAATTAAAGTCCTGTTTCCGGTCAGCCGGACGGGCACGGGAAATCCCTAAAATGATTTTATCGCCGTAATAATACGAGCCTAAACTCATTAAGCCGGAAAAAATTAAAGCCAGGCCAATCCAGGAAGCGCCGTAACCGCTGGCCCGGCCCAAAATATAGGCAACTAAAGTAATAAAGCCGATAAACAAAAAAATTATTAGAGCGCTTCTCCGCTTATTAGCATCCACTTGTTCGTAAACGTTTAGCATGACTAAAGTTCGACTGAAGGGGTTTTCGTGTCCGCCGAACTAACCTCCAAAGCTTGATCCATATCCCCGGTTTTTAGACCTTCTTTGGCCTGAAACTTAAATAAAGCCGCAACCCAAGAGGAGGGAATCGTAGCCATCATGGTGTTGTAGTCAGCGGTTAAGTCAATTAAGGTCCGACGGGAATACATTACTTTGTCGGCCGTATCCCTTAACTCATTCATTAAATCCTGAGTCGGACCGGCGGCTTTTAACTCGGGCGTGCTTTCAAAAACAGCGCTAATGCCCCCTACGGCTGACTGCAGCTGACTGGCGGCATCAACCATTTTTTGGGAACTGCCGGATTTTAAGGCTGATAAAATGCTTTTGCGGGCGTCAGTAATTTTAGTCAAGGCAGTTTGTTCATGCTTAAAATAGCCTTCAACCGAGGCAACTAAGTTAGGAATTAAGTCGGCTTGACGTTTCAGCTGGTTACCAATTTCTTGGATCGAGGCTTTAATCCTGACCTCAGTCGTTTTAAATTTATTGAAGGTTGAGAATAGATAAAGAACGATAATAACAAGCAAGATTGGTATAATAATCATAAACTGCCTACTGGAACAAGCTTAATACCAAACCGCTGGATTGTAAAGAATTAATTAGTTATAATGTTTCCGAAGTTGGGACCGTAGCTCAATTTGGTTAGAGCGCTGCCCTGTCAAGGCAGAGGTCGCCGGTTCGAGCCCGGTCGGTCCCGCCTACGTTTCGCTTCGGCGGGCAGGCCCGCCAAATTCTATTTCTGCCCAGAAAGAGAGGTAAGTAATAATGATTAATTTAAAAACTTTTTTTAAGAGTTTAAGAATGAACGAACAGAAACTCAGCACTGTCTTGGGCGCAGTAGTGGTAATAATTGTCGGTGTTTTAATTTACAACTATTTTGCCGCGGTTAACCAAACCGGAAAAATCAGCGAAATTGCTGAGCAGACAACCGAACAGCCGAAAACTCACACTGTGGCCAAAGGTGAACATCTCTGGAATATTAGTGTTAAATATTACAACGATGGCTATAAATGGACGGAAATTGCCAAAGCCAACAATTTAGCCAACCCGGATAAAATTGAAGAGGGACAGGTTTTAACTTTACCTCAAATCGAAAATCAACAACTGACAACGATAGCTGAATCTGTTACTGAACAAACAAATTATCCAAGTGAATATACTGTGAAAACAAGTGACAGTTTATGGAAAATCAGTGTAGCGGTTTACGCTGACGGCTACCAATGGAGTAAAATCTGGGAGGCAAACAAGACAAAAATTACTAATCCGGATATAATTGAAACCGGAATGGTTTTAACTATTCCCAGATAAAAGTGCGCGGGATTAGTTGAGCGGTTCAATGCCACCTTCCCAAGGTGGAGAGAGGGGTTCAACTCCCCTATCCCGCTCTTGTGGATTTTAATGTTCTGTAAATTCTATAAACGTTTCCATTGCTGACGCCAGTATTCTTACAGTTCCTCCGATTGGAATCGTGGCTTTGGGATCGGTATGACCAAAATCAGCATTGGCAATGATTGGAATATTTTTAAGCTCTCTTTTAGATCGCAAAATATAAACTAATTGTTCTTCTGTCATTGTGTTTGGTTGAAATCTTCCCAAGACTAAACCACGAATCTTAAATCCTTTCTGCTGAACCAGTGATTGCAGATTCCGATCGAATTGCGACGGATTGGAAAATTTGGCCTCCTCAATAAAAAGGATTGCCTCATCCATCTTGGGAAAATATTCAGTTCCCTGAAGTAAATTAAGGGTACATAAATTAGAGCTGATAACCGTCCCTTCGGCTGTTCCCTCATGTATTACCAATAAACCTTGATTTTTAATCAAATGTCTATCTTCCTGATTGACGGACCATTTATCATCGCTCCAATGCGAACTCTGTTCCAGAAGAAATGGCTGGTTATCCATGACGGCTTTTTGAAAATGTTCTTTGGTATAGTCAAAATGATATTTTTGGCCAAAAAAGATAAAATGAGGTCCGGAATAGGTCACTAAACCAGTTTGGGAAAATATCGCGTTGTTAAGGGCGTCAATATCGGAAAAACCGCAGAAGACTTTAGGATGAGTTTTAATCAAATCCCAGTCTAAATACTGGAGTAATTGATTGGAATTCCAACCGCCGATCACCGTCAATATGCCTTTAACACTTGGATCTAAAAAAGCCTCATGAATATCTGCCACTCTTGATTCAATCGGGGAAGACCGAAATAAGTCGTGTTCATGAACGTGATCACCATAGGTAACCGTTAACCCCATATTTCCCAATGTTTTCTCTGCCAATTGTTGAACGTCTTTATTGGTAATTGATAATGACCAAGAGGGAGCAATCACTCGGATAGTATCCCCGCGATGTAATTTTTCAGGAATACTTCGTTCGATCATCATATTAAGTCAAGATATTAAAAATCTTTCCTTGTTTGTAAATAATTCTTTTAACCTTAAGGTCTTTAAGTTCGTTAGCCAGCCCCGGATCGGCTTTTAGGATAGCCATAATTTCTTCTTGGGTATATTCCACTCCAGCTGGTTGAGGAATTGTTCCCTTAACTTTACCGTTAATCATCACCGGAAGAGAGATTGTC encodes:
- a CDS encoding M48 family metallopeptidase — encoded protein: MLNVYEQVDANKRRSALIIFLFIGFITLVAYILGRASGYGASWIGLALIFSGLMSLGSYYYGDKIILGISRARPADRKQDFNFYTVTQNLCLATRQPLPQLYVIDDTAPNAFATGRDPQHAVICATTGLLAKLDRTELEGVIAHELSHIQNYDTRLMAIVTILVGLVTLLADWFLRSMFWGRSRHDNDRGNNQLQLIFFVLGLVLALLSPLIAQLIQLAISRRREFLADASGVKITRFPDGLARALAKISKDSEPLEAANKATAHLYIVNPFKKKAFLTNLFNTHPPVAERIKALHEMV
- a CDS encoding LemA family protein, translating into MIIIPILLVIIVLYLFSTFNKFKTTEVRIKASIQEIGNQLKRQADLIPNLVASVEGYFKHEQTALTKITDARKSILSALKSGSSQKMVDAASQLQSAVGGISAVFESTPELKAAGPTQDLMNELRDTADKVMYSRRTLIDLTADYNTMMATIPSSWVAALFKFQAKEGLKTGDMDQALEVSSADTKTPSVEL
- a CDS encoding LysM peptidoglycan-binding domain-containing protein gives rise to the protein MINLKTFFKSLRMNEQKLSTVLGAVVVIIVGVLIYNYFAAVNQTGKISEIAEQTTEQPKTHTVAKGEHLWNISVKYYNDGYKWTEIAKANNLANPDKIEEGQVLTLPQIENQQLTTIAESVTEQTNYPSEYTVKTSDSLWKISVAVYADGYQWSKIWEANKTKITNPDIIETGMVLTIPR
- a CDS encoding LD-carboxypeptidase codes for the protein MMIERSIPEKLHRGDTIRVIAPSWSLSITNKDVQQLAEKTLGNMGLTVTYGDHVHEHDLFRSSPIESRVADIHEAFLDPSVKGILTVIGGWNSNQLLQYLDWDLIKTHPKVFCGFSDIDALNNAIFSQTGLVTYSGPHFIFFGQKYHFDYTKEHFQKAVMDNQPFLLEQSSHWSDDKWSVNQEDRHLIKNQGLLVIHEGTAEGTVISSNLCTLNLLQGTEYFPKMDEAILFIEEAKFSNPSQFDRNLQSLVQQKGFKIRGLVLGRFQPNTMTEEQLVYILRSKRELKNIPIIANADFGHTDPKATIPIGGTVRILASAMETFIEFTEH